Genomic window (Deinococcus sp. Leaf326):
AGAATGCGGGCACGCTCCCAGAGAGGCTGTGACTTCGACACTCCCAGACTCTCGCGTCTGGGAGCGCTTTTTTCGTCTTATGCAGGTGCAACTCCTGAGACCTACCGCCGCGAGGCTTTCCAGACGCCAGAGACCCTTCGGTTGCTTGAAGAACGTCTGATCGTCAATAAGGAACGGTTCGTCGCGGGGAGCGTGAGTGTTGGCAAACGTGTCGAAACACATCAAGAAAACGTAAGTGTCGCCCTCCAACGGGAGGAGATCCTCATTGAGCGCCGTGCAATCACTGACGCACGTCCAGTCGAAGGGGTTGTGTTCGGTGCACGGGAACAGACCTTCCAGGTTGATCTGGAGGCAGAACGCGCCAATGTGAGTAAACAGGCGTATGTCGTCGAGGAAGTCACAGTGGGCAAGCGAGCGGTCACCGACACCCAGACTGTCACGGAGACGGTCGGTCGGGAAGTACTGGACGTAACGAAAACTGGTGATGTTCAGGTGACGACACAAGGTCAATCTCAGAAGTTGCACCTGCATAGGACGAAAAAAGCGCTCCCAGACGCGAGAGTCTGGGAGTGTCKAMGTCACAGCCTCTCTGGGAGCGCGCCCGCATTCTGACAGACCGCCTCCTCGCCGTCCCTCCCACGGCTTACCAGCGACGCAGCCTCGGGGCTGCGTTCTCTCTTTTTCTCAATCCAGACGTGAAGACGGCTCTTCACCGAGCCGAGCTCGTCAGCGCCAGTGCCCTCAGTCGCTTCTTCAACGCGTACGACTGGGATACCACCGCGTGCTGGACCCTCCTCAGAGACGYCCAGTGGGACTTCCTGCGCCAAGCAGCCAGGCGAAAACATCATCCGTGCCTGCRGCTGAGTGTCGATCTCACCAGCGTCCCGAAAACGGGACGCCAGCTGCCGTTCGTTCGTGTCTACAACGAGGTCCACGGCATTCRCCTCGTGATCCTYTTCGCAAACTCACGGAACGCTGAAGTTCCCAGTGGGGTACCGGGTGTACCGCGGCAAAGGGACACCTACCCCTGTCACGCTGGCCCGGGACCTGCTGCGCAGCGTGCCGGACACCATCCGCACCCGGTTCCGGGTGCGCGTCCTCGCGGACAGTGGCTTTGAGGCGGCCACCTTTCTGGACGAGATTCGGATGCTGGGCTTTGAATTTGTGGTCGGCGTACGATCGACCAGGCGCACCGAGCATCCTGGCGTCGTCACTGTTGCGGATTGCCCACATGGTGGGTATATCGAGCTCCAGAATTGGCCGCACGACACCCTGACGCTCGGCCGCGCCCAGCGCGGCCAGCGCGTATTCCATGCCGTGTCCTCTGAGTTGATGGATGGTGACGAGGTGATCTCAGAAGGGGCGCAACGCTGGCAGATCGAGTCGTTCTTCAAGGAAAGCAAGCATCAGTTCGGGCTGAACCGCTTCGCCTTGCGGACCGCCCGAGGATTGGATCGGTGGCTGCTGCTGATCTTCGTGGCCTGGACGTTGACCCTGCTGGACGCACAACCGGGCCAAACGCTGGCGAGCAGCGCACGTCGTGCGCTGCTCGCTCTCCAGCCGGAGCTGTATCTCAACCGCCTGCTGCACCTCTTCACGAAAAACGCGGAATTTCTCGGCCAGCACGGCTATTCACTGTCCTATGCGAGGTGCAACTTCTGAGTCAACCGCTTGCTGCACTTCTTCACGAAAAACGCAGAATTTCTCGGCCAGCACGGCTATTCCTAGTCTTGCTTCTGTCTTATCCTGCCTGCTTGTTAGATGTAGTAATAGTTGTTTAATCATGACTATCGCCCTCGGCCACCATGCGCCGCAGCAGGCCCGGATCGGCCNAGCTGTATCTCAACCGCCTGCTGCACCTCTTCACGAAAAACGCGGAATTTCTCGGCCAGCACGGCTATTCACTGTCCTATGCGAGGTGCAACTTCTGAGATCTACCCTGCGACCTGGCTGAATTCTGCGGTGGCTATCGCGAAGCCTAGGCCGCTGCGTGGGTCCCATGAGCGATCAATCTGGAATTGACCAGCCATGACTTGGACAGGCCCAGTGGTGAGTTCGACTTCTCTGACGCGCTGTCGGTGGAATGACCTACTCTGCACCCATGCCCTCTTTCCTCCACGACAGCGCATGACCGCCCCACCGCTGACGTTCTGGCAGGCCCGTGTTCTCCTGCTGATGACTCTGGAGACTCAGTCCGTCAACGATGTGGCCGTCCGAATCGCCCTTCGTGGCGCCATGTTGGACCTGTCCCGCGTGCAGGAGCTCCTGAGGGAGTTGACTGCGCTCGGCCTATTGGAGTACACGCCGAAAAGGGGACACGCGGCTGGGCGTTACCAGTTGGGATCGGGCTCAGTGGTTGAGGATGCGCTCGATCAAGCCGATGTGATCGTGAGAGGGAATAGGCCGCACTCGACGCGCCAGAAGTAGATCGCCCCTGCGAAGATCCCTCATTTCTGGGGGGCCAACTGACGCGGCTCTCGAATAGAGGTATCTCTCACAGCACCGGCGATAAGCGGGACGCTGCCAGAAGATGCGCCGCGCTTTCGAGTGTGCTGGGTTCCCGAGGCCCTTCCTTCTGAATCATCGAAACCAGCCATGATCTGAACCTTCCTGGACTTCAGCGGTCGACGTGGGCCTCAATCTGCTCGATGCGGTACAGCACGTCCTGCTTCAGGCTCACAGTGATGGTGTTGCCGACGCGGCCGCCCTGAAGTTTGGAGCCGACAGGACTGTCTGGACTGACCTGAACGACCCCGCCGAGTGCGCCGGCGGCTTCAGCTGCAGTGACGAGCTGCACGCGCTGTGTCTTGCCGGAGCCCAGATGGGTCAGAAGCACGACGTCGCCGAGCTGCACCACGTCGTGGGTGCCAACGGGTGCCTCGAGGATCTGAGCGGTGGCGAGCAGTTCCTGAAGCTCCTCCATGCGTTCTTCAAGCGTGGCGAGTTGCTGTTGGGCTTCGACGAGGTTGAGGCTTTCAGCCTCGTTGGACTCGAGCTGGTCACGCACGTTATCTCGGGCTTCATCGAGGCGAACCTGTTCGCGCTGCAGCGTTTGCTGGAGGCGCTCGAAGCCGCGGGCCGTCAGTTGGGAGGGGGCAGGCATGGATAAGCCGGAAGATAGTGCGGCGTCACGTGTTCGTGCTCCCAGGGTTCCCAAAGGACGCTGAGGGTTTGTGCGGGTGGAGCCTGTGTCCTTGTCGCTCCTCAAGCGTTCGTAGGTTCTCTGTGACCAAAAGGTCATCGTGCCGAGCATCTGAAGTCAACTGCTTTGAACCACTTTGCACACCACTCGGTTCCGCCCCCGGCGTTTGGCCTCATAGAGTTTCTGGTCCGCAGACTCCAGAAGATCAGTGAACCGCCCCTGGCTCATCTCACAGACCCCGATACTGACGGTGACGCCCCCGCCTGGCAGGTGGGGGAAGGGAAGATTCTGAATTTCACGGCGGAGACTTTCGCACTGCGCCGCCAAGTGTGCTGCGGAAGCTCCTGGGCGGAGCCAAACGAACTCTTCTCCGCCGTACCGCGCCGTTACGTCCTGCGGCCCTGACCAACGCGCAATACTCTGCGCGACCTGCTGGAGGACTTCGTCGCCCTGAAGATGCCCACAGAGGTCATTGATTTCCTTGAAGTGATCAATGTCGATCATGGCTGCCGACAAGAGGGCGGAGGAAGACGCCCTCTCAGCCAGAACCTCTCCGCGTTCAAAGAGCTGGTGGCGGTTGGCTAGGCCGGTCAAGCTGTCCGTCTGACTCTGGAATTGCATCTGGGTGTTATGAGCTTCGAGTTGTTCGACTTGCCCCTCAAGTTGGGCCCGGTGCTCCCGTTCCCGCTGCGCCGCAGCCTCGAACGCTGCTGTACGGTGAAACACTTCGAGGATGCGCATGGCCTGAGCGTCGTCAGCGTGGTGTTGGCGACGTTCAGTTCTCAGGGTCTG
Coding sequences:
- a CDS encoding YsnF/AvaK domain-containing protein, whose amino-acid sequence is RMRARSQRGCDFDTPRLSRLGALFSSYAGATPETYRREAFQTPETLRLLEERLIVNKERFVAGSVSVGKRVETHQENVSVALQREEILIERRAITDARPVEGVVFGAREQTFQVDLEAERANVSKQAYVVEEVTVGKRAVTDTQTVTETVGREVLDVTKTGDVQVTTQGQSQKLHLHRTKKALPDARVWECXXHSLSGSAPAF
- a CDS encoding GreA/GreB family elongation factor; this translates as MPAPSQLTARGFERLQQTLQREQVRLDEARDNVRDQLESNEAESLNLVEAQQQLATLEERMEELQELLATAQILEAPVGTHDVVQLGDVVLLTHLGSGKTQRVQLVTAAEAAGALGGVVQVSPDSPVGSKLQGGRVGNTITVSLKQDVLYRIEQIEAHVDR